A stretch of Ranitomeya variabilis isolate aRanVar5 chromosome 3, aRanVar5.hap1, whole genome shotgun sequence DNA encodes these proteins:
- the LOC143818136 gene encoding uncharacterized protein LOC143818136, with protein MNALLWLSTLALWLGVAYSQNAKTCASCHPTAGLCTQKTDYVTCSCMSGFAGNGINCTPIASCTTETCCSEGYYWDNRVGYKICTDINECTDVTLNKCVPSTTCVNKIGIYLCGSTKNIACNTGVCAFDQDCLNVGGTVQCADPCQNYQQLNGTNRLSTINSTGVFTTDRYNFGWFRYNGTGLRMKEGCIGSTKCGSAEPFTLNSSHPAIGQGVVLMNLIANTATGCTAAGTIPVKACPGQYYVYKFSGSLKSEDYCTDASPFVVPTLAPTTTIITTTTTTPTTTTPTTTTPMTTTPTTTTPTTTTPTTTTPTTTTPTTTTPTTTTPTTTTPTTTTPTTTTPTTTTPTTTTPTTTTPTTTTPTTTTPTTTTPTTTTPTTTTPTTTTPTTTIPTTTTPATTTQTTTTPTTTTSTTTIPTTTPTTPITTTPTTTLITTTSLPTTIQPEQNITVTTLRSTSIMNVTSTTELVNGTEITSLELNETTSLYIEVKNISPTNITTYINSTVIPFYSRTIIGSGNPDTFIDRPQPQNSENETVTPNQQLFQANMYTDEPAQTKTITETFTVDKVNFTSTTTTTTITTEEIIVLQPLF; from the exons ATGCAAAGACTTGTGCTTCCTGTCATCCTACGGCTGGCCTGTGCACCCAGAAAACAGACTATGTGACATGCAGCTGTATGTCTGGCTTTGCAGGGAATGGCATTAACTGCACCCCCATTGCCTCATGCACTACAGAAACATGCTGCTCCGAAGGCTATTACTGGGATAACAGGGTAGGTTATAAAATCTGCACAGATATCAATGAATGCACCGATGTGACTTTGAACAAGTGTGTCCCTTCAACAACTTGTGTAAACAAGATTGGCATCTATCTTTGTGGCAGCACCAAAAATATTGCATGCAACACTGGAGTCTGCGCTTTTGACCAAGACTGTCTAAATGTTGGAGGTACTGTACAATGTGCAGACCCATGTCAAAACTACCAGCAGCTAAATGGAACCAATCGATTGTCTACAATAAACTCCACCGGTGTGTTCACCACTGATCGATACAACTTTGGTTGGTTCCGATACAATGGAACTGGtttgagaatgaaagaaggttgtattGGTTCCACAAAATGTGGATCAGCTGAACCCTTTACCCTTAACAGCAGCCATCCAGCGATTGGACAAGGAGTTGTGTTGATGAATCTTATAGCTAACACTGCAACTGGATGCACAGCCGCAGGAACCATCCCTGTGAAAGCCTGCCCAGGGCAATACTATGTCTATAAATTCTCTGGAAGCTTAAAGTCTGAGGATTATTGCACAG ATGCATCTCCATTTGTTGTTCCAACTCTGGCTCCAACTACAACTATTATTACCACGACAACAACCACACCAACGACTACCACCCCAACTACAACAACTCCAATGACTACAACTCCAACTACTACTACCCCAACTACTACTACTCCAACTACCACAACTCCAACTACTACTACCCCAACAACTACTACCCCAACTACCACAACTCCAACTACTACTACCCCAACTACTACTACCCCAACTACCACAACTCCAACTACTACTACCCCAACTACCACAACTCCAACTACTACTACCCCAACTACTACTACCCCAACTACCACAACTCCAACTACCACAACTCCAACTACTACTACCCCAACTACTACTACCCCAACTACCACAACTCCAACCACTACTATTCCAACAACCACTACTCCAGCTACTACAACTCAAACCACTACCACCCCAACTACTACAACCTCTACAACTACCATCCCAACTACCACACCAACAACCCCAATAACCACCACCCCAACTACCACACTAATTACAACAACATCATTGCCAACTACCATTCAACCAGAGCAAAATATCACTGTGACCACATTAAGGAGCACAAGCATAATGAATGTCACATCCACAACAGAACTTGTGAATGGCACTGAAATCACAAGTTTAGAGCTGAATGAGACTACATCTCTCTATATTGAAGTGAAAAACATTAGTCCCACCAATATAACAACCTATATCAATAGCACAGTCATACCTTTTTACTCCAGAACAATAATTGGGTCTGGTAACCCTGACACATTCATTGACAGACCACAACCTCAAAACTCAGAAAATGAAACTGTTACTCCCAACCAGCAACTTTTCCAGGCTAATATGTACACAGATGAGCCTGCACAAACCAAAACCATAACTGAGACCTTTACAGTTGATAAGGTCAATTTTACAAGCACCACTACAACAACAACTATTACAACAGAGGAGATCATAGTGTTGCAACCACTATTTTAG